From Vanacampus margaritifer isolate UIUO_Vmar chromosome 8, RoL_Vmar_1.0, whole genome shotgun sequence, a single genomic window includes:
- the LOC144056095 gene encoding uncharacterized protein LOC144056095 isoform X1 yields MEENVSPELSLAHEPEKSQDHMDGCSQGDGEERSSEENQTLSPESEKVAKETKEKPDQSFKANSELKKTWAFRRSTVAQREMPVEAATDNQESRYPVRRSGRQSKRTDKLEEFLSTTKRVLRKSAPPTLESGDPPSQTPTDAETASEASFDGNADTKTVEDKPEPPDRKTRSSTRQQTRRSTKLGRWTRQSESATLKDEGSSENEDSGDGAELPSKDIEKSGKGTVVSKMDDENANKEQHQPELDLEKKDEEKKQNIKGEAREEEEEEEEDDDDDDDDDETTEEHALLAKRGPIRTYINKKRATNVNSTPAKAPTPVQAVAKTSKPQEEDDSDDDGSSSSSSSSDSDGGYDPNALYCICRQKHNKRFMICCDRCEEWFHGDCVGITEARGRLMERNGEDYICPNCTAKKSQVIRPATSMLSLGIDIAKTKAAIDLPLRASATIPDLSPAATLVAAPQLPSTSAGTDEKGVDDFGIKGRIEKATNPTGKKKIKIFQPQTVQQATPPNDDQKGAPVPVKPAKPACPTPEPKAAPEMEQEKVASNVEVKTTEAEEAEKSLEQEDVSLPKCIGPGCENNAQPDSVYCGNDCILRHAAATMKSFTDVKEPKSKSQKSTSASKRGAARRTRSQKDSRSDSESDEGDDDYVPDEDDEDAHAVEQPPLPATASWCSDHNYIAVPPEKTTSISTTVLNKKSPPKEEKEKKKQVTARVQPSSDAKTPAKVKKTITTRASKVSPKGKKSSSHSSSSKAPKRSSTPPSKSSAKSKKLRTTTPPPPSPYPPGPIHVTGALRVTKTSFTIPKKQPQQKESPSQHQPSSSSRVPSSPVSSAPPSHSSSPRSHHPAASSAASAPPMPPPPNHQMRQNIRRSLTDILYKRVSDSDDLKMTESEVARLAFGIEKEMFNLCLSTDSKYKNKYRSLMFNLKDPKNKGLFYRVIGGEVTPFRLVRLSAEEMISKEMSEWKKPDPHQAQSSGGRTHSGHSKTSNRYDSHSMDVEDAPPPSDADVCISATASSSRMASAVDQDEPSLTASAAPQPPATEGASSMPDIFSSMLKDTTLEHRTHLFDLNCKICTGQKTEDELTTKKNKHTKKYDPSKQELHSASAVSQPQVATAYQQLIPPPYQAGLEAAVLESQPQLYQEDPNSLASPVQNPQGIIPTVSSVSITRRDPRMARHGSGVTVTYTAPEKPINAMTELLPAPIIAPLDVGAKAPLPMPPAPPSLALSKPSKTSTSEPPPEGETAIFLHGQERIWKGFINMQSVAKFVTKAYLVSGSFEYLKEDLPDTIHVGGRISPNTVWDYVGKLKTSLSKELCLIRFQPATEEEEVAYVSLFCYFSSRKRFGVVANSNRRIKDLYLIPLSSKDPLPSKLLPFDGPGLEPARPNLLLGLLICQKDRKRPGVPLETDEKRSKMQIKDIDDTGLPKPPLSVKVERSTRQSLEIPFSTTPPGSPSASSSGTPNVAVTTSSAFSLLSSAKAPVTTSVTDVESPSSSISVPAATATATPLQTILNTLFGKKKHDSEASNSPSDQGAESSIPHSTMLDPIVQQFAQISKEKQIEEDEDDRPYDPEEEYDPSMGYSVPNKPVEVVNKHEVVPNEGDDIAYDPEDDSIFDEVKTTALDESGKSSCDDVTDSEKFLTSLKQKGNQTLQKQEGECMPSTASTEASQSPPNILGSSQLLQLGKKVEELVKSSSSTPTINQRRDPRQGRESRHVAGSTTKTTDEPLDKEELSSESNGSSPPQQSIHELQLPSVGHLPDSSQEPERPLPMEEEKSETLPFMETEKEEVSIPLLGETLDPDPEYDYIEEKEVKMREEQAETVQAEIEKDKYSVWPNASIFKSSEDSEYDDNSQDTAICSSYNEPPNSSIITSTIPVLGDTHSHHSRHHMAKLDFDIDYRQRNDIPPQSNFLPPQPMHGQSPIMRPPPMSVPRPIQGLSSMSVPQSMQGPPPAIHGPPSVLGPPVQADNTRPYGLPPTPFPPYQNQWPRTQVPPPPPQQPLSRPPPQNLIPPRVPPPLFPPIGQRGPPPQIFDPIIPPQHSSQQGPPPGFPLPPTFDGQNQLPPPRFTSPPPPFNFPGNRGPPPQFTGPPPGHYDNRLPPPSHFSGPRGPLPSQYGDHTNQSPIQIQPQVIDQNRDSREQYSKDSRSFTHVDQHQNHPQNIFKDSPGRAYRGLPPSQYDESRGRPSNVEISGQHINPHNKFVLPRLHSPPHRGALNEHIAPLPLQDNRDKFVVPRLHSPPHRGALNEHIALLPFQENRDKFGVPRLHSPPHRGALNEHIALLQENRSIRDQTQPFGGSERYRFDRFSDEARPVHHTGPLLPTPTEPPIGPPSRIGAHSPDMRRDDYWRRHSPEVMRRTSTNRGDSEPRSTELFSHFEVGLREPASGSSQLEERLKELSGESIRDRDLRDIPAHVRSLWERSQGKRWSSREPEWDRSRQRDRSRERDRSRERDRSRERDRSRERDRSRERDRSRERDRSRERDRSRERDIDKDSSRERERSKGTESEKHKEAEVARHKDQDTDKRRDRDREREKDRVRDRESDRRDYDRERGRNRDKERERDRERDKRRDRSRSRDRDRDRGKDRDKEKDSDKERERDRDKDGDRERDRERDRDRDRDRDRGRDKDRDGEKDRSRDKDQDRERDRDAEKDKDREREKDRGRDKDRPRDRDRDKDRDRDKDRDRDKDRDRDRGREKDRDREKERERDRGRDRQETSRVRERREDKNSKNEKSKEKENDKKSS; encoded by the exons ATGGAGGAGAATGTGAGCCCTGAGCTCTCTCTGGCTCATGAGCCTGAAAAAAGCCAAGACCATATGGATGGCTGCTCTCAAG GTGATGGAGAAGAGCGGTCCAGTGAGGAAAATCAAACTTTATCACCCGAAAGTGAAAAGGTGGCAAAGGAGACAAAAGAGAAACCAGACCAATCTTTCAAAGCCAACAGCGAATTGAAGAAAACGTGGGCATTCCGTCGGTCCACCGTTGCTCAAAGAGAGATGCCAGTGGAAGCAGCGACAGACAACCAAGAGAGCCGCTATCCTGTACGCCGTAGTGGCAGACAGTCAAAGCGTACTGACAAATTGGAGGAATTCCTCTCCACAACGAAAAGAGTGCTGAGAAAGAGCGCGCCCCCAACCCTGGAAAGTGGAGATCCTCCTTCACAAACCCCAACTGATGCAGAAACTGCCTCAGAAGCCAGCTTTGATGGTAACGCAGACACAAAGACAGTGGAGGACAAGCCTGAGCCGCCTGACAGGAAAACTAGAAGTAGCACGAGGCAGCAAACTCGAAGGTCAACTAAGCTTGGCAGGTGGACAAGGCAAAGCGAAAGCGCCACACTCAAAGATGAAGGAAGTTCTGAGAATGAGGACAGCGGAGATGGTGCTGAGCTGCCGAGCAAAGATATAGAGAAATCAGGCAAAGGGACTGTTGTCTCGAAGATGGATGACGAAAATGCTAATAAGGAACAACACCAGCCCGAGCTGGATCTAGAGAAAAAAGATGaggaaaagaagcaaaatattaaaggggaagctcgggaggaggaggaggaggaagaggaggacgacgacgacgacgatgatgatgatgagaccACTGAAGAACATGCTTTGTTGGCAAAGCGTGGTCCAATTAGAACATAcatcaataaaaaaagagcCACAAATGTCAACAGTACCCCTGCCAAGGCACCGACTCCTGTGCAAGCTGTTGCCAAGACGAGCAAGCCTCAGGAAGAGGACGACAGTGATGACGACGGTTCTTCCTCATCTTCGTCAAGCAGTGATTCTGATGGAGGATATGACCCCAATGCACTTTATTGCATCTGTCGTCAGAAACACAACAAAAG GTTCATGATCTGCTGTGACCGCTGCGAGGAATGGTTCCATGGAGACTGTGTGGGCATAACAGAGGCTCGTGGGCGTCTGATGGAGAGAAATGGCGAGGATTACATCTGCCCTAACTGCACAGCCAAAAAAAGCCAGGTGATCAGGCCTGCCACCTCCATGCTGTCTCTGGGCATAGACATCGCGAAGACCAAAGCTGCCATTGACCTTCCACTTCGTGCTTCTGCCACTATTCCTGACCTGAGTCCCGCAGCAACTTTAGTGGCGGCACCACAGCTACCCTCAACATCTGCCGGGACAGACGAGAAAGGAGTGGATGACTTCGGGATAAAAGGCAGGATCGAGAAAGCCACAAATCCTACaggaaaaaagaagataaaaatcTTTCAGCCG CAGACTGTACAGCAGGCAACACCACCAAATGATGACCAGAAGGGGGCGCCTGTGCCAGTAAAGCCAGCAAAGCCAGCGTGCCCAACACCAGAGCCAAAAGCAGCACCAGAGATGGAGCAGGAGAAGGTGGCTTCGAACGTGGAGGTGAAAACAACGGAGGCGGAAGAAGCTGAAAAGTCATTAGAACAGGAGGATGTGTCTCTTCCTAAATGCATCGGTCCCGGCTGCGAGAACAACGCCCAGCCAGACTCCGTGTACTGTGGGAATGACTGCATCCTGAGACATGCTGCTGCTACTATGAAGTCATTCACTGACGTCAAAGAGCCTAAGAGCAAATCTCAGAAATCTACATCTGCATCAAAG AGGGGAGCTGCGCGCCGGACGAGGTCCCAGAAGGACAGCAGGTCGGACTCGGAGAGCGATGAAGGAGATGACGACTACGTTcctgatgaggatgatgaagacGCACACGCTGTGGAGCAGCCACCCCTGCCTGCCACTGCGTCCTGGTGCAGCGACCATAATTACATTGCAGTACCACCAGAAAAGACTACATCCATATCAACCACAGTGTTAAACAAAAAGT CCCCACCCAAAGAagagaaggagaaaaagaaacaGGTCACAGCTCGTGTTCAACCTTCCTCCGATGCCAAGACCCCTGCCAAAGTGAAGAAGACCATCACCACCCGGGCATCCAAGGTGTCTCCAAAGGGCAAGAAGTCGTCCTCTCATTCCAGCAGCTCCAAGGCACCCAAGAGATCTTCCACCCCTCCCAGTAAATCTTCCGCAAAGTCCAAGAAACTGCGGACgacaactcccccccccccatccccttaCCCGCCAGGCCCGATCCATGTCACGGGAGCACTAAGAGTCACGAAGACCAGCTTCACTATTCCAAAGAAGCAACCTCAACAAAAAGAGTCTCCGTCCCAACATCAACCCTCGTCATCATCAAGAGTTCCATCATCGCCGGTGTCTTCAGCTCCCCCCAGTCACTCGTCATCCCCAAGGTCTCACCATCCAGCAGCATCCTCGGCAGCCTCTGCACCCCCTATGCCACCGCCCCCCAACCACCAGATGAGACAGAACATCCGACGCTCTCTGACAGATATCCTCTACAAGAG GGTGAGTGACAGCGATGATCTGAAAATGACGGAGAGCGAGGTCGCGCGGCTAGCTTTCGGCATTGAAAAAGAGATGTTTAACCTCTGTCTCAGCACTGATAGCAAGTACAAAAACAAGTACCGGTCGCTTATGTTCAATCTCAAGGACCCGAAAAACAAA GGCCTGTTCTACAGGGTGATTGGAGGCGAGGTTACGCCTTTCCGACTGGTAAGGCTGAGTGCTGAAGAAATGATTTCCAAGGAGATGTCTGAGTGGAAGAAACCTGATCCACACCAG GCCCAGTCCTCAGGTGGAAGGACCCATTCGGGTCATTCCAAAACGAGCAATAGGTATGACTCTCATAGCATGGACGTGGAGGATGCCCCACCCCCATCAGATGCAGATGTATGTATCTCTGCCACAGCTTCATCTTCTCGCATGGCTTCTGCTGTA GACCAAGATGAGCCCAGCCTTACTGCTTCAGCTGCACCTCAGCCACCTGCTACTGAGGGGGCCAGTAGTATGCCAGATATTTTCAGTAGCATGCTCAAAGACACAACATTGGAACATAGGACTCACCTGTTTGACCTCAACTGTAAAATATGCACAG GTCAGAAGACAGAAGATGAGCtcacgacaaaaaaaaacaaacacacaaaaaaatacgaCCCATCCAAACAAGAGTTGCACTCAGCCAGTGCTGTCAGCCAACCACAAGTGGCCACAGCCTACCAGCAGCTCATCCCTCCACCATACCAGGCTGGCTTAGAAGCAGCTGTTCTAGAGTCACAGCCACAACTTTACCAAGAGGACCCTAACAGTCTGGCCTCACCGGTGCAAAACCCCCAGGGCATCATCCCGACTGTTTCCTCTGTCAGCATCACACGCAGAGACCCACGCATGGCCAGACACGGCTCCGGTGTTACCGTCACTTACACTGCTCCAGAAAAACCCATAAATGCCATGACAGAGTTACTCCCAGCTCCTATAATTGCTCCTTTGGATGTTGGAGCCAAGGCACCCCTTCCTATGCCCCCTGCTCCTCCATCATTGGCTTTGTCCAAACCATCTAAAACAAG taCTTCTGAACCTCCTCCTGAGGGGGAGACGGCAATCTTCCTCCATGGGCAAGAGAGGATTTGGAAAGGGTTCATCAACATGCAGTCTGTGGCCAAGTTTGTAACTAAAGCTTACTTGGTTTCAGGCTCTTTTGAGTACTTAAAAGAG GATTTGCCAGACACTATTCATGTCGGAGGACGCATCTCTCCAAACACAGTGTGGGACTATGTTGGGAAGTTGAAAACCTCATTGTCCAAG GAGCTGTGTCTGATCCGATTCCAGCCAGCCACAGAGGAAGAGGAAGTAGCTTACGTGTCTCTCTTCTGCTACTTCAGCAGCAGGAAAAGATTTGGTGTGGTAGCTAACAGCAACCGGCGTATCAAGGACCTTTATCTAATCCCTCTCAGTTCAAAGGACCCATTACCATCCAAACTCTTGCCATTTGATGGACCAG GACTTGAGCCAGCCCGGCCGAACCTTCTGCTAGGGCTATTGATCTGCCAGAAGGATAGAAAGCGTCCTGGTGTTCCATTGGAAACTGATGAGAAACGTTCTAAGATGCAAATTAAAGATATTGATGACACTGGTCTTCCAAAACCACCTCTCTCAGTCAAAGTGGAGCGAAGCACACGCCAAAGTTTGGAAATTCCCTTCAGTACTACTCCTCCAGGGTCGCCTTCTGCCAGCTCCTCTGGGACACCAAATGTTGCTGTGACCACCTCATCTGCCTTTTCTCTTCTGTCATCTGCTAAAGCACCTGTTACGACCTCTGTCACAGATGTGGAATCCCCATCCTCATCCATCTCTGTCCCTGCTGCCACAGCAACTGCCACTCCTCTTCAGACCATCCTCAACACTCTTTTTGGGAAGAAGAAGCATGACTCTGAAGCTTCCAACTCGCCATCTGATCAGGGTGCGGAATCTTCCATCCCACACTCTACAATGCTAGATCCTATTGTGCAGCAATTTGCACAGATTTCAAAAGAGAAGCAGATagaggaagatgaagatgacCGGCCATATGACCCAGAGGAAGAGTATGACCCAAGTATGGGTTACAGTGTGCCTAATAAACCGGTTGAGGTAGTAAATAAACATGAAGTGGTACCAAATGAAGGTGATGATATTGCGTATGACCCTGAAGATGACTCAATATTTGATGAAGTCAAAACCACTGCATTAGATGAAAGTGGAAAGTCTTCTTGTGACGATGTAACAGATTCTGAAAAGTTCCTGACTAGCCTTAAACAGAAAGGAAATCAAACACTCCAAAAACAGGAAGGTGAGTGTATGCCATCCACTGCCTCAACTGAGGCTTCACAGTCTCCTCCAAACATTTTGGGCAGTAGTCAGTTACTGCAGCTCGGTAAAAAAGTGGAAGAGCTTGTGAAATCTTCATCGTCTACACCCACGATCAACCAGAGGAGAGATCCTCGGCAGGGCCGAGAATCTCGCCACGTGGCAGGtagcacaacaaaaacaacagatgaACCTCTTGATAAAGAAGAGTTGTCATCCGAATCCAATGGCTCTTCACCACCGCAGCAGTCAATACACGAGCTACAGTTGCCTTCTGTTGGTCACCTTCCGGACTCCTCACAAGAACCAGAAAGGCCATTACCCATGGAGGAAGAGAAATCTGAGACACTGCCTTTTATGGAGACTGAAAAGGAAGAAGTTTCAATTCCTTTATTAGGAGAGACTTTGGATCCTGATCCGGAGTACGACTATATTGAGgaaaaagaagtgaaaatgAGAGAAGAGCAAGCTGAGACGGTCCAGGCTGAAAtagaaaaagacaaatacagTGTTTGGCCAAATGCAAGTATTTTCAAAAGTAGTGAGGATTCCGAATATGATGACAATAGCCAAGACACAGCAATTTGTAGCTCCTACAATGAGCCACCAAACTCCTCAATAATTACTTCTACTATCCCTGTTCTCGGTGACACTCATTCGCATCATTCGCGACATCACATGGCAAAATTAGACTTTGACATTGACTATAGACAACGAAATGACATCCCCCCACAGTCTAATTTTCTCCCACCTCAACCAATGCACGGACAGAGTCCCATAATGAGGCCTCCACCAATGTCAGTTCCACGCCCCATTCAAGGTCTTTCTTCAATGTCTGTTCCACAGTCAATGCAAGGACCCCCGCCAGCTATCCATGGTCCTCCCTCAGTACTTGGTCCTCCAGTTCAAGCTGACAACACCCGACCATATGGCCTTCCCCCAACTCCATTCCCCCCCTATCAAAACCAATGGCCACGCACCCAagtaccaccaccaccaccgcaGCAGCCACTCTCAAGACCGCCACCTCAGAACCTTATCCCACCCAGAGTACCACCACCACTTTTCCCACCAATTGGCCAGAGAGGTCCTCCAcctcaaatttttgatcctattATCCCCCCTCAGCATAGTAGCCAACAAGGCCCGCCTCCAGGTTTCCCCCTACCACCTACATTTGATGGACAAAATCAGCTGCCTCCTCCAAGATTTACCAGTCCACCTCCACCGTTTAATTTTCCTGGAAACAGAGGTCCTCCTCCACAGTTTACAGGACCACCACCAGGACATTATGATAACAGGCTTCCTCCTCCGTCCCACTTCTCAGGGCCAAGGGGTCCCCTACCGTCTCAGTATGGTGACCATACAAATCAATCGCCAATTCAAATCCAACCCCAAGTGATAGACCAAAATCGTGACTCTAGGGAGCAGTATAGCAAAGATAGTCGCTCATTCACACATGTGGACCAACATCAAAATCATCCTCAGAATATTTTCAAAGACAGCCCCGGGAGAGCTTACCGGGGTCTTCCACCTAGCCAGTATGATGAGTCAAGAGGCCGACCTTCTAATGTGGAGATTAGCGGACAACACATCAATCCACATAACAAGTTTGTGCTTCCTAGGCTACACTCACCACCACATCGAGGAGCTTTGAATGAGCACATAGCTCCTCTTCCTCTACAGGACAACAGAGACAAGTTTGTGGTTCCCAGGTTACACTCACCACCCCATCGAGGAGCTTTGAATGAGCACATAGCTCTTCTTCCTTTTCAGGAAAATAGAGACAAGTTTGGGGTTCCCAGGCTACACTCACCACCACATCGAGGAGCTTTGAATGAGCACATTGCTCTTCTTCAGGAGAATAGATCAATCAGAGATCAGACTCAGCCTTTTGGTGGCTCTGAACGTTACCGCTTTGATAGGTTTTCAGATGAGGCAAGACCTGTTCATCACACTGGCCCTCTACTACCGACCCCCACAGAGCCTCCTATTGGTCCTCCAAGTCGCATAGGAGCTCACAGTCCAGATATGCGACGAGATGACTACTGGCGCCGACATTCCCCTGAAGTCATGAGAAGAACCAGCACCAATCGAGGGGACTCAGAACCGCGAAGCACAGAACTCTTCAGTCACTTTGAAGTAGGGCTCAGAGAACCAGCTTCTGGTTCCTCTCAATTAGAAGAAAGACTCAAGGAGCTCTCTGGTGAATCCATAAGAGACAGAGACCTCCGGGACATCCCTGCCCATGTGAGATCATTGTGGGAGAGGAGTCAGGGCAAGCGATGGAGCAGCAGAGAACCAGAGTGGGACAGAAGCCGACAGCGGGACAGAAGCCGAGAGCGGGACAGAAGCCGAGAGCGGGACAGAAGCCGGGAGCGCGACAGAAGCCGGGAGCGCGACAGAAGCCGGGAGCGCGACAGAAGCCGGGAGCGCGACAGAAGCCGGGAGCGCGACAGAAGCCGAGAGCGCGATATTGATAAGGATTCTAGCAGAGAACGGGAGCGCAGCAAAGGGACAGAGAGCGAGAAAcacaaggaggcagaggtggcgcGACACAAGGATCAAGATACAGACAAGAGGAGAGACCGTGACAGAGAAAGGGAAAAGGACAGAGTCAGAGACAGGGAGTCGGACAGAAGGGATTATGATCGCGAAAGAGGAAGAAACCGTGATAAAGAGCGAGAACGGGACCGTGAGCGAGACAAGAGA